One window from the genome of Pyrus communis chromosome 16, drPyrComm1.1, whole genome shotgun sequence encodes:
- the LOC137720334 gene encoding trehalose-phosphate phosphatase A-like, whose product MDLKSNHASPVLADPPPLSKSRLGGVHTSLLPYATPGAAFPASLFLTIPRRKTGLLDDVRSSSWLDAMKSSSPPHRKITKGVNNESGATDTDIAYHSWMVKYPSALTSFEQISNHAKGKRIALFLDYDGTLSPIVDNPDCAFMSDAMRAAVKRVAKHFPTAIISGRSHDKVYEFVKLNELYYAGSHGMDIMAPVIQSINDDQRNCFKSTDKKGKGVNLFQPAAEFLPMIREVFKLLVESTKDIQGAKVEDNKFCVSVHYRNVDEKSWPAVAQCVHEILKDYPRLRLTHGRKVLEVRPTINWDKGKAVTFLLESLGLSNSEDVLPIYIGDDRTDEDAFKVLREGNRGYGILVSAVPKDSNAFYSLREPLEVMEFLKSLVLWRKSSAL is encoded by the exons ATGGACCTGAAATCAAATCATGCTTCTCCTGTTCTTGCTGACCCTCCACCCTTGAGCAAGTCAAGACTTGGGGGTGTCCATACCAGCCTGTTACCATATGCAACTCCAGGAGCAGCTTTCCCGGCAAGTCTATTCCTAACAATCCCTAGGAGGAAGACTGGATTACTTGATGATGTTCGCTCTAGCTCTTGGCTCGATGCCATGAAATCTTCATCGCCTCCTCACAGAAAGATAACGAAGGGTGTTAACAATGAGTCCGGGGCAACAGATACTGATATTGCTTACCACTCATGGATG GTCAAGTATCCATCAGCGCTTACATCTTTTGAGCAAATCTCTAATCATGCCAAAGGCAAGAGAATAGCACTGTTTCTTGATTATGACGGGACTCTTTCACCGATTGTAGATAACCCTGACTGTGCCTTTATGTCTGATGCC ATGCGTGCAGCCGTAAAAAGGGTAGCAAAACATTTCCCAACAGCAATTATTAGTGGAAGAAGCCATGACAAG GtatacgaatttgtaaaactaAATGAACTGTATTATGCCGGTAGTCATGGAATGGACATAATGGCCCCTGTTATACAATCTATAAACGATGACCAGAGAAACTGTTTTAAGTCAACTGACAAAAAG GGTAAGGGGGTTAACTTGTTCCAGCCTGCGGCTGAATTTTTACCTATGATTAGAGAG GTATTTAAATTGCTTGTTGAAAGTACGAAAGACATCCAAGGAGCTAAAGTTGAGGACAATAAGTTCTGTGTCTCTGTACATTACCGCAATGTAGATGAGAAG AGTTGGCCTGCAGTTGCGCAATGTGTCCACGAAATTCTTAAGGACTACCCACGCTTGCGCTTGACTCATGGGCGAAAG GTTTTGGAGGTTCGACCTACAATAAACTGGGATAAAGGGAAGGCCGTCACATTTTTACTTGAATCTCTCG GGCTAAGTAATTCCGAAGATGTGCTCCCGATATATATTGGTGACGATCGGACAGATGAAGATGCATTCAAG GTCTTGAGGGAAGGAAACCGAGGCTATGGCATTCTAGTCTCGGCTGTGCCCAAGGACAGCAATGCATTTTACTCTCTAAGGGAACCCTTGGAGGTAATGGAGTTTCTCAAGTCACTGGTTTTATGGAGGAAGTCAAGTGCTCTATAA
- the LOC137719682 gene encoding BAG family molecular chaperone regulator 7-like codes for MSWLRRIELIEPYYRPPPPSAVILRETSIFAAPKTLHCPFPSFFEQVEEDYELGYALELLSPTPIKTPSLLSYGMIQRVERLGGELFLQSLSDRVSELESRFDRLAKVKLGGDRKYTWTAEIKGPEKHGLERKYKLTTEIKEGKRKKKAAEKATEKKYKWTAEIEGKGEISRKYSFTASNGGDSDSSDTKEKKEKKKTKGKNGSKKERKEESDTRLVEIEELVDHGAVVLRQAFAKRAGGSRNVKGKRKELSPQDAAMMIQMTFRAYLIRRSQALRALRDLAVAKSKLKELRALFNNFSYRRRVAHDAAERQRFTERIIVLLLTVDAIEGVDVMVRSAKRSMVDELEAMLDVVDPQPAGAGKSLSMKRRTFDMPDGVIQREIAEGVAQVVQMLEREENSSNTFEACL; via the exons ATGAGCTGGCTCAGGAGGATCGAGCTCATCGAGCCCTACTACCGCCCGCCGCCGCCGTCGGCAGTTATTCTCCGGGAGACCTCCATTTTCGCCGCTCCCAAAACCCTGCATTGCCCTTTCCCTTCGTTTTTCGAACAGGTTGAGGAGGATTACGAGCTCGGATACGCGCTGGAGCTGTTGAGTCCGACCCCGATCAAAACGCCGTCGCTTCTTTCCTACGGGATGATTCAGCGAGTCGAGAGGCTCGGGGGTGAGCTGTTCCTGCAGAGCCTGAGCGACCGAGTCAGTGAGCTCGAGTCGCGGTTCGATCGGCTGGCGAAGGTGAAATTGGGCGGGGATCGGAAGTACACTTGGACGGCGGAGATCAAGGGGCCGGAGAAGCACGGGCTCGAGCGGAAGTACAAGTTGACGACGGAGATTAAGGAGGGGAAGCGTAAGAAGAAGGCGGCAGAGAAGGCGACTGAGAAGAAGTACAAATGGACGGCTGAGATTGAAGGGAAGGGAGAGATCTCGCGGAAGTACTCGTTCACGGCGTCGAATGGCGGTGATAGTGACAGTAGCGACACCAAggagaaaaaggagaagaagaagacgaagggCAAGAATGGAAGcaagaaggaaaggaaggaagaGAGCGACACGCGTCTGGTGGAGATTGAAGAGCTTGTTGATCATGGGGCTGTCGTTCTACGACAG GCTTTTGCAAAGAGAGCTGGAGGCAGCAGAAATGTGAAGGGCAAGAGGAAGGAGTTGTCTCCTCAAGATGCAGCAATGATGATACAGATGACTTTCAGAGCTTATCTGATCCGCAGATCACAGGCTCTTAGGGCCCTTCGGGATCTCGCTGTTGCCAAGTCCAAGTTGAAGGAGCTCAGGGCACTGTTTAATAACTTCTCTTACCGCCGCCGTGTTGCCCATGATGCAGCAGAGCGTCAGAGGTTCACTGAAAGAATCATCGTCCTGCTCCTCACTGTTGATGCCATTGAG GGTGTCGATGTGATGGTGCGTTCAGCAAAGAGGTCAATGGTGGATGAACTTGAAGCGATGCTTGATGTGGTTGACCCTCAGCCTGCTGGTGCTGGAAAATCACTTTCCATGAAGAGGAGGACCTTCGATATGCCAGATGGTGTCATTCAGAGGGAAATCGCCGAAGGTGTGGCACAGGTTGTCCAAATGCTTGAACGCGAAGAGAACAGTTCTAATACCTTTGAGGCATGCTTGTGA